TCTGCTCTTTtggttgtggttttattttttttgttttgttttgttttttgagtgatgctcaaaggttagtcctggctctgcactcaggaattactcctggcttttgggggaccatatgggatgccagggatcgaacccaggttggccacatgcgaagcAAATGCGCTATCCACTATACGATGGCTCTCACCCCTGACTCTGCTTTTTTGGGAGGGATCTACCTCCTCCTTAAAGAGTCCAGTTAGATCATCTGGAGGGACATGGGGCTGGCAGGACCTCTTTGGGCCAGGGGCTTTGGGTCAGATGCTTGCTCTGGCCAATAATGCAGGATTGAATCAATAgtcttctcccagctctgccctggagAAGGGGCTGAGCCAAATGGCTCCCGAGCTTTGTTTTGTCTGGGTGCCATATCTGACgctgctcagaggctactcccagcctgGTGGTGCCAGAGTTTGAAGCCAGGAAAAGCATGCACGCCAGCTAGTTGAGCTATCTCCATGGCCCTGTTTGGTTtgatattttagtgttttttccTCTATATTGTGGTTTAAAACCTCGACACAAGAGCTACAGTCTTAAAATCAATTGTGGACAGCTTTGCAAGcgtctatctcacagggattcaataaagaAGTTAAATAAAAGAGCTACAGTCTCCTAAAAAGTTACATGTACAATACAATGTTGCAGGTTACAGAGGGAATGTCAGGACTTTACATAGCTGATCTCTAGGAGCTACTCCTCTTGCCTGACTGAGCCTTCATGCTTATAATTAGTATCTTCTCATTCCCTCTTTTCCCAGTCCTGGTAAGAGATTCTCTGACTCTGATTATATGACTCTAATGCCTGGAGATTCCTATCCAAGCAGAATCGGGCAGTTTTTGTCTTCGGAGATTGGCTTCTGACCTATTGTCCTCAAGGCTCCCTTATGCTCTATCACACTGCAgtatttccttctttcattttaaattttatttgggagggggatgggccacacccagaggtgctcagggcatcctcctggctttgcactcagggatcactcctggcagggctcaggggaccatacgcgggtgctggggatcaaactaggatcagCACATGAAGGCGAGTGCTCTCCCAGCGGTACTATCCCTTCAAccgattttattttttgaaagctgAAAACGCAGTCCATGTTCACATACACTACAtcttgtgtacttttttttttaggtgggggCGCATTTTTAATCTACAcctgctttgctcagggcttattctggtcagagccaggagaccatatgctgtGTGGAAGTTCAAGGGGGAATTCAACCacaggtggctgcatgcaagccaggtgccttgcccactgtactatttctctagctcagTTTTCTCGATCCTTTCATTGATCCATGGACACTTACGTTTCCACACCTTGTCTGCTGTGCGAATACAGCAATGCTTTGTGCGGCCAATGAGAGTGGGACTACAGCAAACTCAAATATTGCTACAGTGAAGCAAATAGGATGCAAAGGCAGCCCCCAGAAAGGGAGAAGATAAGTACACATTATGCATTTGCTAAGGAATCTAAATCCAAAATACATAGGGAATTCCTACTCCAGGGGGTCTTTACCAAAAACCCAATTGTAAacaaggcattaaaaaaaaaaaaccctaattgaAAGCCTACTTGAAAAAATGAGGTGAACAAGCCAAACAAACATTTgtcaaaaaaagacaaacagcCAACAGCTATACAAAAATGCATAATTTCACTAATTATACAGTGACTCCAAAACCTCCTATCTGTGTGGACAActgtttcaaaaaaagaaaaaagtggagtGGGAGAGATCATGCAACCCcaacagcacttgccttgcattgtggTAGAGCCGGCTCAATTTCTGGGGCCACAgaggtctcccagcaccaccaggagtgacccctgagcacagagccaagagcaagccctgagcactgttgggtgcacTCCCGCCCCAATAAGCAAATGCAGTTCTTCTTGTCTGGGAGGTGAGTGATTGGAGTCCCTGGATACTTGAGTCAAAACAAAgtagccggggctggagcaatagcacagcgggtagggcgtttgccttgcacacggccaacccgggttcgaatcccagcatcccatatggtcccccgagcaccgccaggagtaattcctgagtgcatgagccaggagtgacccctgtgcattgccgggtgtgactcaaaaaccaaaaaaaaaaaaagtagccccCATGGAAAGCTGGTGCGGggggagtggtggggtggggagaactgGGAGAGAAAACCCCTGTGACTTAGGAACCCTACCTGTGGTCATTTATCCCAGAAACTGAAATCTGGATCCCCAAGACATATCAGCATTCCCGAGATCGCCTTCTTTCCAAGCCTACGCTACCCAGACCTGCACACCCAGTGCTTCCTACGGTTCAGCTGGGTTTTCAGCCCCCGCCTGGCACAGAACCCTAAACTCGCCGCCCACTTAGCCTAACCCTGACTTCCAAGTCCGGCCTGCgagtttacttttctttctttctttctttctttctttctttctttctttctttctttctttctttctttctttctttctttctttctttctctttctttctttctttctttccttccttctttctttctttcttccttccttccttccttcctttctttctttctttctttctttcttcctttctttctttctttctttctttctttctttatttctttctttctttctttctttctttctttctttctttctttctctctcgttcttgcttgcttgcttgctttcctttcttgctttctttcgttctttctttcttccctttttgggtcacacccggtgatgcacaggggttactcctggctctgcaatcaggaaccagtggtgctcggggaccatatgggcagtggtgctcggggaccatatgggatgctgggaatcgaacccgggtcggccgagtgcaaggcaaaggccctacccgctgtgctatcactccagagccTCTGGgacttttctttgcctttttttttttctgacttcccCAGCGTGGTCTCAATCCCAGGCGTGATGTGGCCGAGGTCCGTGCAAGCCTGGTTCTGCGGCCGCGCTGCCCAGTGCTGCGTGACCGTCGGCGGCAGCgccagagggtgtgtgtgagggggggttggggggaagcggggccgcggggcccggTCCAGCCCGGAGGGGACCCTCGCACcccgcctccccgcgccccgctcccCGCAGCCCCGACGTCTGGGCCTGCAGCGTCggtgggggcgggcgcgggggcgggcgcgggggcggggcgccgccTTGCCTGGTCCCAGAAGGAGTGGCCGCGGCGGGGACTGGCTGCTGACACTCGGCGGCTGGACCGGCTGCTGACACCGCGCCACGCGCCCCGGCTCGCGCCTGTCCCGCGCGCACCGGCGCCTGAGCCTTGGCGCGCTCGCCGTCGCGTCCCCCCGGGTAGGTCCCGAgagagccgccgccgccgccgccgggggaagcagccccccactcctccccgctGCCGACCCgcctgcccccttcctccccatgGGTCCCGAGGCCGCGTCCTCGTGGAAGGACCGCCTGTCGCGCCTGCAGGTGAGGACCTGGATCGAGCCGGTGGTGGCGTCCACCCAGGTGGCCGCCTCGCTCTACGAcgcggggctgctcctggtggtgaaGGCGTCCTTCGGGGCGCCCGCCTTCGCCAACCACAGCGCCCCCAGCCCGTCGCCCCGCGGGGCCCTGGAGGACAGCCAGCAGAAAGCCATCTCCAACTTCTACATCATCTACAACCTGGTGGTGGGCCTGACGCCGCTGCTGTCCGCCTACGGGCTGGGCTGGCTCAGCGACCGCTACCACCGCAAGATCTCCATCTGCGTGGCCCTGCTGGGCTTCCTGCTCTCGCGCCTCGGGCTGCTGCTCAAGGTGCTGCTCGACTGGCCCGTGCAGGTGCTGTTCGGCGCCGCGGCGCTCAACGGGCTGTGCGGCGGCTTCTCGGCCTACTGGTCGGGGGTCATGGCCCTGGGCTCGCTGGGCTCCTCGGAGGGCGGCCGCTCTGTGCGCCTCATCCTCATCGACCTCATCCTGGGCCTGGCGGGATTCTGCGGGAGCATCGCTTCCGGTCACCTCTTCAAGCAGATGGCCGGCCACGCGGGCCAGGGCCTGGTGCTGACGGCCTGCAGTGTCAGCTGCGCCATCTTCGCCCTTTTCTACAGCCTCTTCGTGCTGAAGGTCCCCGAGTCAGTGGCCCGGCCCAGCAAGACCCTGGCGGCCGCGGACCCTTTGTCCGGCATGGTTGGCACCTACCGGACCCTAGATCCCGACCAACCGGACAAGAGCAGTGTGGAGGGCCCGCTGCCCTCTCCCGAGAAAGCCCAGCCCAAAAAAGCCATCATTGCGCTGCTGTTTGTGGGGGCCATCATCTATGACCTGGCGGTGGTGGGCACCGTGGACATCATGCCCCTGTTTGTGCTGAGGGCCCCGCTCAGCTGGAACCAGGTCCAGGTGGGCTACGGCCTGGCTGCAGGCTACACCATCTTCATCACCAGCTTCCTGGGCGTGCTGGTCTTCTCCCGCTGCTTCCGGGACACCACCATGATCATCATCGGCATGGTCTCCTTTGGGTCCGGGGCCCTCCTCTTGGCCTTCGTGAAAGAGACGTACATGTTTTATATTGGTGAGTCCGGCATTCTGGGTGAGGCAGGGAAAGGTGGGCTCCCCCGCCCCACATCCCCGGGGTGGATGCTCAGGGTGCTGTGCTCctggtgtcccccccccccccgccaccccctgctCCTGCCTAGCTCAGCAGGAGATTTTTCTCTGGATTGTCCCGTATGCTGTGCTCTCTGGATTGTGTTCTGAAGTGCTCCTAGCTGGAGTCGAGGAGGTCAAGGCAGAGGTGGCCAGGGGTACCTGGAGTCAACAGGAATAGCATGAGATGGAGCAAACGGGATTAAGTTTCTTCTCCCAGGTTTCTATTGGGGGGGGGTAGAGAAGGATACAGGAGACataacccagcagtgctcaagacttgctcctggctctttgctcaggcatcattgcaggcagggatcaggggaccctctgtggtgacagggatcaaaccaaaactggttttatgcccagcagatgccctacccactgtactctcttcctAGTCCCCTTTTCCCCAGTTGTCATGGGCTGCAACATTCATTTGCTTCCAAAGTTCCCTAACTTAGCATCCTTTCAAGACTAAGCAAAGGCTTTTTAAAGAAGTGAATTAAAATTCTCCCTAAACACTATTCATGTTTATGAAAAGTGATATTCCCTAGGAAGCTACACGGTTTCCATCTGAAGACACAGTTTGAAGACGCCACCAGCAGAGAGCTGGAGCCCAGCGCCGAGGCAGAGCGCTCTAGCATGCCGGAACGTTCTCCGTTTTATCTTCAATTTGTGCCGCTGGCCCCTGGTGCATTTAAAATGAGGCTAGTGCCACATGCGAAGGGAGTGtctcattttatttcaattaaatgGGCACACACAGCTGGTGGCTAACGTATTTGCTGCTACCAGAGGCCAAATCTTGCGGAGATCACACATGCCTCAAAATGCATCTAATGAAACAGCTATGACCTCTTGCCTTAGGTTGGAAGTCAGTTCAATGGGCGCGTGCAAAGGTCAGGGACCCTCTCCCATGTCtcttgtttctgggtctgtgtctctcctgggagggggaggggagcgggggcaTGGAGAAGTACCTACGGTCCCTTTGGTGACATCAGCATCACTTCCTGATACCACCCATCACCCTTCCTCTGTGTGTCCTGCCACCTGGCAGCTGAGTCCCCTGTGTCTGATCTCCGGAGAGTCTGGGTGGTCCCCGGGGCCACTGAAGGCCATCAGAGGGGCCCCTTATGCAGGGCAAACCCCGCAGAGGAGGTGGGATGAGAGGTTCAAAAAGAGGCACTTGCTTTCTTCTGCTTCACTTCTTGGGCTACAGTGAGGCGCGTGCTTGTGTGATTTCTCTCCAGCTCGGGCGGTCATGCTGTTTGCACTCATCCCCATCACGACCATCCGCTCGGCCATGTCCAAACTCATCAAGGGCTCCTCCTACGGTGAGTGAGAGGGAGTTCTCTGCCGCCCTCTGCCGCGCTCTCCCAGACTTGGCTGGAGGCCCAGGGCTCCCGCCTGCAGAGGATGCCCGAGACCTGAAGTTCCCAAAGCGACCTTGAACCTGCTTGGAACACAACTGGGGTCCAGCCTGGGCAGAGGCATGGAAACAGGATGGTGGGGGCGGGTGTGGGGCAGACACATTGGGAAAGTCAGCCACGGGAAGAGGCAGCAAGACGGACACGGGGAAGGGAGCGGGAGTCTCCCCAGAGACTCGGCAGAACATCTTGCTGACTTGTGTCCTTCCAATAGGAAAGGTGTTTGTCATCCTGCAGCTGTCCCTGGCTCTGACCGGGGTGGTGACCTCCACGGTGTACAACGAGATCTATCAGCTCACCCTGGAGAAGTTCGTGGGCACCTGCTttgctctctcctcctccctctccttcctggcCATCATCCCGATCGGGTAAGGCAAGAACAGGGTCTGCTGTTTGGGCTGAGGGCCTCGGGGTTTAGTTCAGGAAGACCATCTCCAATGCCTTGTCCGTATCATCCCAAAGCATCACTATTTTCAGCATGTAGGAAGTGAGTACTTTGCAAGTACtttcacaatcacgatcacgaaatcccgttgatcgtcgatttcttgagcgggctcagtaacctctccatttgtcctattccttgagattttagaagcctttctccaCTTGGtcctcccaatgatgccgcattggaggctctttcagggtcaggggaatgagatccagcttgttactggctttagcatatgaatacaccatgggaagcttttgaggctgtctcatgtgggcaggaaactctcagcagcttgctagtttctcccagagggagaagtaggttataagatagcgcttctgggagcttgcttttaggtctctggatgttggccgttggtgggattacacacacctgggttcctctgcccggtaccttcatgcgtgaggcttgtccgaacgtgtggagagtggtcttgagcatggctgtagctaggttccctttcacaaagggaaaaaaaaatcctgttattTGTTCCCCTAAACTAATAATCCAGTAGTCTGGGAATTCCCCAAAGTCACAAGTAATAACAGTGTGTTTCACTGCCCAGCAGTTTGGCAATACGATGTATTTATAGACGCCTCGGACACTTCCTTGTAATACGAGGGTGACCCTGATTAGAAACCCTCTTGAACACACGTGGCCCTTTACTCACTTCTTTAAGGGGAGAGTGATCCCAACTCTCACTTCCTAGTACTTTCTTCCTGAGGCCTCTGGGGGCTTGGCACCTGGCACTTGCTGTTCTCAGTGGCCCTGGAAGTTCATGGCCACTGGGCCGTGTGAGATCCCAAACAGGGCCTTGTAACAATTGCCTTGATCTCTTGGGCGGAACGGTCTCAAGTCTGGGAGGAAGGCTGGAGGAGCCACGGAGAGGCACTCAGTCCTCATCACAACCAACCCCAAGAAACAGTTTGTTCTTCCATTGGCCTTGCCAGAGAAATTGGTGCAAACCACAGATAAGATGTGATTCTGAGAGTACTAGGGGCCACATTCACTCACCACacagggaactgaacccagggcctcacatatgctcTACCACCCACCTACATCCCCTGTCTCTAGTaagccacattcttttttttttttctttttgggtcacacccggcgatgtacaggggtcactcctgcctcatgcactcaggaatctcccctggcagtgctcaggggaccatatgggatgctgggatttgaacccgggtcggccgcgtgcgaggcaaacgccctacccgctgtgtaagCCACATTCCAAGAGAGCCAAGTAGGCCCAGGAGAGGACTCTAGGGGTAGACACCTACCTAGCATCTccaaagccctgagtttgatccctgactctgcatgctgtactcccccttccctcgccaaTATCACCGGATATCTCCCTGAtagtctctgagccctgccaggccagAGCAACAAACCCTGGACCCAGAATGCTGGGAGTGACTCTCGGGTCCCCAAGGACagcggggtggtggtggtggggtgcctattaaaagaaaagaaaaataattaagaaaaactttttttttttttttttgctttttgggtcttacccagcggtgcacaggggttaactcctggctctgcactcaggaataactcctggcggtgctcaggggaccatgtgggatgctgggagtcgaatccaggttggccgcgtgcaacgcaaacaccctacccactgtgctattgctccagcccccagaaaagattttttttcttaactttgatAACATAGTTGACTTGACCCAGAATAGCATTTTGCCATCATTACAAAATTAATCAATCATAaggttgtttatgttttttttttcaaactaagACTTTGGGATCTGGTATGTATTCTATGCTTATAGGACATATGCGTTAGAGTctccatttaaatatatttcaatgtcCAGCAGCCAGTGTGGCCAGGCGACAGTGTTAGACAGATCTACTCTGGTTAGGCCCTTTCCCTTTCCGAGAATGTGGCTCTCTGCTGCTGGCCTCTCCTCTACCTATTTGCTAAAGGAGCAGGTTAAATAGAGCCGCAATCAGGTACGAGGTATTTGAGGTAGATTtgcaactttttgtttgtttgctttggggggaccacacccaacggtgctggagttactcctggctctgcactcaggaattactcctggtggtgcttgggggggacgtCTGGGGTGTGGGAcgtctgggtattgaacctgggtcaaccatgtgcaaggcaaatgccctacccactgtactatcgctccagccccctgaggtaggtttgcattttttttttaaaaaaaaaaaaccctgcctgGTAGCTCCACACATCAGCAACTAAGAGTGTGATAGTAACTATGTCCAAGAGGAAAGAATCGAATGTGGTTGCAAGCAGCAGGAAGTAGATGGTGGCAAAGCCCCTTTCGAATTCTTGCATCACACTATGGGGCTCTGCCTGCTTCTAAAAATGTTCAGCCTCCTGCTTTGCCTTATTTCATGGCGGAGAAAAATGAGCTGAGAGGATCAAACAGTTGGGAGAACGGATACCAGCAGTGGGCCAGTGACTTCTTAGCCCAGCTCTCATTTCCTCAAGGTGAAGGGCTGAGCTAGACCTGTCCCCAGACAGCCCTGACACTCTCTCATCTCAGCCTCCACTGAGCTCGACCTTAGCTTCCACGCTTGCTGCCCGGGGAATCCCAGCTTTTTGGCCAGACGCATCATGGATTATCAGCTCTGCCATTTGGAAGTTCACCAGCACTGTTTCACTGGATTAGGCTGAATTGCCCAAACACGTAAACACAAAGTAAAGAACAACAGGAAACAAGTCTGACAGGTTAATGTGCCCTAG
The nucleotide sequence above comes from Sorex araneus isolate mSorAra2 chromosome 1, mSorAra2.pri, whole genome shotgun sequence. Encoded proteins:
- the SLC46A2 gene encoding thymic stromal cotransporter homolog isoform X2; the protein is MGPEAASSWKDRLSRLQVRTWIEPVVASTQVAASLYDAGLLLVVKASFGAPAFANHSAPSPSPRGALEDSQQKAISNFYIIYNLVVGLTPLLSAYGLGWLSDRYHRKISICVALLGFLLSRLGLLLKVLLDWPVQVLFGAAALNGLCGGFSAYWSGVMALGSLGSSEGGRSVRLILIDLILGLAGFCGSIASGHLFKQMAGHAGQGLVLTACSVSCAIFALFYSLFVLKVPESVARPSKTLAAADPLSGMVGTYRTLDPDQPDKSSVEGPLPSPEKAQPKKAIIALLFVGAIIYDLAVVGTVDIMPLFVLRAPLSWNQVQVGYGLAAGYTIFITSFLGVLVFSRCFRDTTMIIIGMVSFGSGALLLAFVKETYMFYIAWWPISKRRGCSSETLQRSEGAENSTKAQAPSRTTEETKPPHDPRNLSSRKELLWLGVVGREGKALSG
- the SLC46A2 gene encoding thymic stromal cotransporter homolog isoform X1 translates to MGPEAASSWKDRLSRLQVRTWIEPVVASTQVAASLYDAGLLLVVKASFGAPAFANHSAPSPSPRGALEDSQQKAISNFYIIYNLVVGLTPLLSAYGLGWLSDRYHRKISICVALLGFLLSRLGLLLKVLLDWPVQVLFGAAALNGLCGGFSAYWSGVMALGSLGSSEGGRSVRLILIDLILGLAGFCGSIASGHLFKQMAGHAGQGLVLTACSVSCAIFALFYSLFVLKVPESVARPSKTLAAADPLSGMVGTYRTLDPDQPDKSSVEGPLPSPEKAQPKKAIIALLFVGAIIYDLAVVGTVDIMPLFVLRAPLSWNQVQVGYGLAAGYTIFITSFLGVLVFSRCFRDTTMIIIGMVSFGSGALLLAFVKETYMFYIARAVMLFALIPITTIRSAMSKLIKGSSYGKVFVILQLSLALTGVVTSTVYNEIYQLTLEKFVGTCFALSSSLSFLAIIPIGLVAYKQASWLQFGNVAEK